GATAAATTTAGCAATAAATTTAACTCTATTACTGGAGATGCTCCTTTGGAAAATCCCATCATGAACAAAGATATATGAAAGTCTCTATTTTCTTGTCTTGACCACAAGAAAAAAAGAGAAGTTTCTGTTTGATTAGAAAAGTTGCACGGACTTAGGTATAAGATTTATACATAAAAGATAATACATAGAGCCCCTTAGGAAAATCCCATCATGAACAAAGATATATGAAAGTCTCTATTTTCTTGTCTTGACCACAAGAAAAAAAGAGTGTTTGATTAGAAAAGTTGCACGGACGTAGGTATACGGTTCATACATAAAAGATAATACACAGAGCCCCATAGGAAAATCCCATCGGTTTACATTTTACACACACAAGACATTTTATTTTTTGTCACATCCCGACCCTTAAATTTTTACTTTATTTACTAGCTTGGTTATAATAAGAATTTTACAGTCTCCGTCAATGAATTTATAGTTTAATTGGTCCTTAGAGGGGTTTGGAGGACGGTTATTTTCGGAGAATTATTCGTAGGAGAAAAATACGACGACGATAAAAATTATAAATTTTAGCTAGTAAAAGGTAATTTTTATTAGGGTATTATTTTTCAGGGTGTTTTATTTTTGGAGTTGGGTTTGTTGTGGAGTGGGTTTAAGTTGGACCAGGTGTGGGAGAAGCCCAACACCCACATACTCCTCTCTCCTCTCCCGATTTCCCTCCCCCAAAACCTTTCCCCCCCCCCCCCCCCCGCCCTGCCAGACTTTCCTGCCGTCCGCCCACCGTTCGTCGCCGCTCTGGTCCCAAACGGTCGTCCTCCGACCCAGCTTCCATTCTAGGCCGGTGAGAGCTGCCCAAGCTCCGCCGTGAAGGAGTTCTCTCCCCCGAAGGCCCGACTACCGTGGTGGTTCCATCGCCGGAACTCCCTAATCCGGCCGCCATAACCGGCGATTCTTGGTCCGTTGGAAAGCTCTCCTCCCGTGCATCAATCCCTCCACAGAGCTCACCCTCTCTTGAGCTAGGTAAGGAGATGTGTGGAGTTGAATTTTCTAGGGTTTTTTAGGACGTTTTAGTTCGATTACCTTAGTTAGGCTTGTAATTGATGTTTGTGCTAGTTAAGAAAGTTGTAGAGGGGGTTGAGAGGAAGATGCTGTCAAAATCTCATAGACATTGGAGGTTGCCGGAGTTGGCCTCTGGCCGCCGCTGTTTGAGAGATTTTTATGGTTTTAAATGTGGAATATTAAAGGGAGTTTATTGATGTGAATTATGGAATTTTTGGAGGAGTTTTGGTTAGGTTTGTGAATTTCCGATGTTTGGTATTTTTGGCGGTTAATTAATGTAGAATCCGTCTGTAGGATTAAAGTCGTTAAATCTGTGGGAGGTTGTATAACGGCTGCCAATTTTAGTATTAAAGTTTGGATCGTTTCGGTTTAGGAATATCGAAGTTAGGCGAGAATAAGCGTGGTTACGGCTCATATTTATTTTGCCTATTTTTGAGTAACTATTGGAATTTCGGTTGGGAAATTAATATTCTATTTGGAAGAGGACGTGAGGAGGCTCGAGCAGACGAGGCCCCAGATCGACATCAGGCTTAGGCCTAATTTACGAGTGGACTTTTGTTTTAAATAATATGCATGCTATGGTTATGGTTGAACATTTAAATTGTTGGAGTTTTGACGTCATTTAATTTTGACGCTTTTATTTCTCTTGGAGAGTTACCGAAAAATAGAATTTTTCGGTGAGTATAAATATGTATATTGAAGAGAGTATGTATATAAATGCTAACTAGCCATATGTGTATGTCCACATTAATGGCGTAGCATATAGCCACATTATGGCGTGACGTGAGCGTAGTAGCCATATATGAGTGTTTAATTCATATAGAGAGTATGGACACATATTTATATACCCGTCTGTCCACTTTAATGGCGTAGTGTAGCACCGCATTAAGGCATGACATAAGCGTTGGACGCGAGCGTAGTAGCCTTATATAGACCCATGAATTTATATAGGGAGTATGAACGTGTGTAAATACATATATATATTTTAGAGCCTGAGAGGCTCGATATTTTATGAGATTAAAGTTTTATCGCTTGCAGCATGCATTCGATTTTTCCTTGGAAATTGATTTGGGGAAACATAGATATTTTATTTATTAATTTATCTTTGTCCACTCACTCTAACATTTTCGAATGTTTTTCCCTGGACATTTCGTTTTAAAACGCCCAGTCTGCAGAGTTCGGGTTGGATCTAGTAGAAGGCGAGGCATAGTCACCCGCATTTCCACCACTTTTCATCAGTAGGTTACCTAATTAACCTACTCGTGTTTTCCTACTTCCACTAGTGTCTAGTAGCTCTGAATACTTTGAGATTAATGTAAATTATTTTGGTGGTGTGCTCGGTCTGTCGATTTCTGTTTAGAGTTTCTGAAGGATAAGGTTTACTATTTTAGCTGGATATTTATGTGATGTTTGGATGTTGATGTATTGTTGATATTGTGGCGGTTGTGTTTGCGGGGAGCAGATGGCTCCAGGAGTTAAGGTTGGATGTGTTTTAGTAGGAGTGTAAATTTGAAATTTTCAGGTTAGGGTTGTCCATTTTCAAGGGAGATTTTGCCAATTTTTCTGTAAATCTTTTCTTGGGAGTGGTCCCCGCATGATTTACTTCGGGTTTCAGGATGAAATTCGGGGTGAGTCTTGATATTTTTGAGCTATTCGTTCAACTACAACCACAATAATGGTTGTGGTTAGCTCATAAATGAACCAATATATACATAAGTAGAATACTCAGAACTCTATATAAGAACCAGTCTTCTCATAGTTGAGACAAGTTAGTGACGGCTAACCTTGACTCCAACATTAAAAGATAAAAGTGACACTCAATTCAAGATGCCAAGACGAGTTTCTCTCTGCTCTCCCTTATAGACACAGCCGTCTAGGGTTAGGGTTTTCAAAAGAAAATCCCTCGTCGTTTGGTGCTTCTCTCCATGGCAGCTTCAATTGCTTCAATGACAGCAAGCCTTGTCTCCAAACTCTATCTCGGAGATGAACCTGTGGATCTGGGAGATCTCAAAAACCCTTCCAAGGGCTTCGTCGCACCACGCTTCTTCTTGGTGTGATGTCTCAACACTGCCCATGCAGTGGTGTTTGATGCCTTTCGTAGTGCAGTTCGCGGTATGTGGCGCATTACCACTCCGGTGGAGGTGCAAGCAAGAGGAGATCGATTCTTGTTCACCTTCTCCAATGAAAGAGATCTGAATCGGGTGAAGAAAGGAGGTCCTTGGGCTTACCAACCAACAAGCTATGATCTTGATCAATGATTACAATGGCTTTTCTGATATCATGGTTGTCCCATTGAATTTTGTGTGGATATGGGTGGAAATTGAGGGACTTCCGGTTGCCCTGATGACGGAGGCGACGACTAGACTTGTGGGAGAGACCATTGGTACCGTGCTGTAAGTCGACACCCTGGGTTTGAACAGAGGTGTGGCTAGGGTTCGTATTATTCTACTTAATAACCCTGTAAGATTTGAAAGGAGAATTAGGGTTTCCCCTGAAGATGTTATTCTGGTCAAGTAAGTATAAGCGACTACTTAGCCGATATCGTATTTGCTGGATGATTAATCATGGAGGAAGGTCTTGTCCATGTGAAGCTGAAGATGCTGTCGCTGTCCAACCTCTGGCTCCGGCAGCGCCTCTTGCTCCGGCTCCTATGGTGTTCAGGGTCAACTCTTCTCAGGTCTTAATCCCACCCTCTCCTTTGATACCTTCCTTCTCTCCCCTATTTGGAAAAGAGAAGCGTTATGTGCAGATCAGGGCAATCCCAGAATTCCCATCTCTGGTGAAACTAGCAGGAGTGAGGTGTATGAGGGAAGAGGAGGTCCCGAAAGTAGGGAAGCGAACCAAACATAGCCTTGCAGTGATCCCATTCCAACTGGAAACAAAAGTCTTTGAGTTCGTAGTTGGTTCTGATGGTGCTCTAGGTATCATGAAAAAGTCACTAAAGAAGAGGGGACGCCCATGCGACAGCAAGAACAAAAAGAGGAACATGGAAGTGATATCGAAATCCATGGCATTCGGGTATGGTGATTCCGAGTAGGAAGCCTCTCTAAAGGCAGAGGTGGAGTAGTCGCTCCAAGGATGGAACAAAGATCCCTACTCAACTTAATAGGAGGTCCCCCTTACTCATCGACGGACAAGTACACCGTTGAGTCTCTAGGCCTCATGTTGATGTTTAGGTCATCAATTCTGTTTGTGTAGGTTCATTGCTTTCTAGTTGTAATCGTCTACCTTTTTGGACGGCTTTTGTGGTTTTCCCCTTTTAGTCTTAGTTTTAGGTGAATAAAGAGTTTACTCTGATAGCTTGTAATGGAGTTTACTCCTGCCTGACCTAGCAATAGTTGGTCGTATGGCTTGAATGTCAATGAAGTTTATTCATTTTCCTCAAAAAAAAAAAAAATCCTATATGGGAACCGATATATGTACCATTCTTTTTTTAGGCCGAACCCACATATATATTTTTTTAAAGAAAAATAAGTATAATATATAATCCAACGTTACAACCAACGATTATAGTGGACAAGAACTGAAGGGTTCAATAGTAACCTAACCTTATCCAGAAGTGTCGATACATCCTCACAGTCAACCTCAAGAAGAAACAACTCTTTCAAACATTATATGCAAAAACTACTAGTATATATGCATAGGTAACATCCTCATTACATTGACAACAAGAACTAACCGACGTTTAAATAGTCGTAGACATAACACCATAACCATGGCACACCAATGACACGACCCCGACACCAACCTAACAAAACCCTAAATCCTCGCTCAAAAAGTAGGTCAACACCCTCGCTTAAAGAGGAAGGACATCTAACCATAACAAAAAAAACAAAAACAAAAACAAAAAACAGTAAAAAGAACATATACCAAACTAAATTCCAGACTCATACTTTAACCTATCTAGGCCGAATATATGTAAAAACTACCAGCATATATGCATAGGTAACATCCTCATTACATTGACAACAAGAATTAACCGACGTTTAAATAGTCCCTAGACACAACACCATAACCATGACACACCAATGATACGAACCCGTTACCAACCTAACAAAACCCTAAATCCTCGCTCAAAATCTTCGCTCAAAAAGTAGGTCAACACCCTCACTTAAAGAGGAAGGACATCTAACCATAACAACAAAAAAAACAGTAAAAAGAACCTAGACCAAACTAAATTCCAGACCCATACTTTTAACCTACCTAGGCCGATTAACGTAGCCTTGACACAAAGAAAGGAACAACAAAAACACTTTCGTCTTCTCCCCGATCCAAGCTGCCGTTGCACCACCGCACCACCACCATGGCCAAACTCTACTACCACCAACATTAACCCATGCCACGCCCACGCTAGCTTGTATAGCTGCCAAAGAGTCATCCCCACAAAACCCCTAAGCCAGAGCGAAACCCAGAATATCCAGATTGTCTCCGACATCCTTAAGGTCAAGCCACTAATTTTGACAAAGTAACCATCAAGCACACCTGACTCACCGATCGCTGTAAGCCGCCCTTATCCCAGCAAGAATCCCTGATCCAAACAATTCACGGCCCCCCAAAAAATCTTTAATGCACCGTCATCTCATATCAGGAAATCCTGGAACATGCCTCTCTGATCGCATCCTTCGATCTCAAATAACGTCAACCCACTAGACAATCCCGTCCGGCCACACCCATCAGACGTTGGCATGGCCAGAGATGTCACAGAGCCGCGGCGCAGCCAGACAAGAGAGAACTCGCACATTGCAAAACCCTAGTTCTGCTACTTTTCCAGAGCAATGAGTCTCTTTCTTTTTGAACCCACATATTTTGTGTTGTTTATTCCAAGGAGGATTAAGATGCAACATGCCCTGTCATGGTTGGAGTAGTGATGATTCGGTGGTAGGTGTTAAGTCACTCGCAAACGACGATATTCGGTGGTGGTTGTGTAGAGTCACAAATCTTTTAGATTCAGATATCTTGAGAAAATTAACTGAGGGATTAGTTTTTTTTGATCGAATACGTTAGAGAACTTTATTGAAAAAATCATCGATTACACGGAGGGGATGCAAGCAAACCCTGTAACTCCCCAGGAGGGGCACCGACCCAACGGGAAGGAGAAGAGCAACTAAGAGCCAAACGAGCTAGCTTATGCGCTACCAAGTTGGACTCCTTGAAAACATGACTAAAAAAAGAAGAATTAAGAGACAACAGATCCTGTTTAATATCCTCAACGATCATGCCGAAAGCAGAATCCTCCACATCAGACTGAGTAGCCTTTAACCAGATTGAGACAGTCTGACTCCAAGACNNNNNNNNNNNNNNNNNNNNNNNNNNNNNNNNNNNNNNNNNNNNNNNNNNNNNNNNNNNNNNNNNNNNNNNNNNNNNNNNNNAAACTCTCCTTAGACACACACTCCAAACATAACACCAACCACTCCATCATAGACATTGGGTGAGAAACAACCTGAAGGACAGCATGAAGCTTAGGAAACATCATCACTAAATCCCGAAAATAACAACAATCACGACACACATGCGCAGTACCCTCCTCCTCCTCATTACAGAAGAAACAACCCTGGTTAATAAAGACATGCTTAGATCTCAACGAAACAACTGTCGGAAGAATATCTGAAACGACCTTCCAGATATGCACCTTAATCTTGCTAGGCACCTGTGAAAACCAAACACTCTTCCACAAAGAAACAGAGACCGAGTCTGTCGAGGAAGAAGGTTGAGCATGGCACAGTTGCCTCGCAAGATCATAAGCAGAGCGTGTGGAAAAACGCCCTTTCAGATCATAGTGTCACACTAGTTTATCCGGGCCAGCACGCTGACTCAAAGGAATTGTCAGAATCAGATCAACATCCGCCTGCTCAAAATGTTCCCCAACCAAATCAACATTCCACATTCTATCAACAGAAATAAAATCACTAACCAGCATATTACTACTGCCCCTCTGACTTAGAGGCCGAAAGTCCCGAGGTCTAGGGAGCCAAGGATCCTCCCAAGCCCGCACCGAACACCCGTCACCAATTTGCCAACGAGTCCCATTAACCAACAAATCCCGGGCCTCAAAAATACCACGCCAACAAGCAGATGGCATGGAAGGGTTAGGAGCAGACCAAAAATCAGTATGAGGAAAGTACCTGGCCTTATACAACCTTCCCAGAAGAGAGTCTGGATTTTTAACCAACCACCACCCCTGTTTAGCAAGCAACGCAAGATTATGAGCATACAGATCACGAAAACCCATACCTCCCTCCTCCTTCGGACGACATAGCCTCTCCCACGACATCCAATGAATCTTTCTATCATCCGCTGTTCCACCCCACCAAAACCTAGCACACATTTGATGGAGGGAATTGCAAAAAGTTTTTGGAAGTAGGAAACAGCTCATCGAGTACGAGGGAAGAGCCTGAGCAACAACTCTAATTAAAATATCCTTCCCGGCACTACTAAGAAGTTTACCTTGCCACCCTTCTAATTTCTTGCTCAACTGCTCTTTGATATACCCAAAGTGAGGGATTAGTTAATGTGATTAATAGTGATTGAAATTACGGACTTCAGGTTTGAAGATTTGTTCCAGATGCTTTTGGAGGACTTTTGAGTTTACAAGGGTTAATAAGTCTCAGAAAAAGGGAAGACCGGTAACATTTTGGTTGACATACAAATTATGTACACAGAGAATTGAATTGGTGATCAGCTCGGATCAAGATCTTTTCCTTGGCTAATTAATGTTCTTGGTTATCCTTAACTTTAAATCCTAACCATTGATGAGAAATCCAAGGGCCTCTGACAGGACACATCAGCAAAATGTACATTACATAGAAAATTTCAGGATTTGGTTAACACAATTTTAACTTACATTAAATGTACATTAATTGGATTTGCTTCTTAACATTGAAATTTTCCCCTTTTTCATTTTCACTCCAATAACCCAATCTGACAAAACGAAGAAGGTCATTTCAGGCCAACACAGACCAAACCTAGACCACCTTGTCGAAAAAACAAAAACGTTTCTCTCTATTGCTTTCTCTCTCTAAAACTTTATCTCTCTAAAAACAACTCCATCGCCTTCGATCGAGATATGAAATCGAATTCGTCTAAATCTAAAGCCATGATCTTTCAGTGAACCCCATCTCGATTTCAATCCCGGCTGCGAAAAGCCAATCTGACAAAACTCTTTCACCTTCACCTCCTCAGCCCTCCCAGTCACCTGCACTCCCTTAAACTAAAGAATTATGAAATTCAAAGCATATTTGAATATATCTAATAATCCCTATTATATATATACACCAGATCTAACTCCCCAAATGTGGATTCCAAGAGCAATCTGAAAAATCCTCTGTGGGATTTTGCTTATGCTTGCGTTTGGATATCAAGAATCCTTTTTCTTCTCTGGACGATGATCAAGAAGACCCAATCGATTGAATGATCCCTTAACTCTGTTGATTTTTTTTTGGCGAATAACTGTATTGATCTTGATCCATCGATCATAATTTCATATGAAGAGGAGGGATTTGTTTGGGTAAAGTTTATAATTGGTTGTGGGGTCTCCATTACTCGATCAACTTTGAGTTATAGCTTTCCAGAAAGGTGTGACAGAGGAATATAGAATTGCTTCGATGAGAGACGAAGGATTCATTTGTGGAAAGGAGGAAGATGGGAGAAAACTTAGGGTTAGTTTGGTGTAACATCTTGGAATTTCAGTTTTTTATTTTTAAAAGGAAATTTATTTTTTGAGTTATTTTTATTTCGATTTTTTATTATTTTTTTAATTCTTTGTGGGTTTTGGAATTTTTTTAATTTTTGGTTTATCAAAATTTTCTTTCGAGCCCATAGGATTAAATTAGACGTCGTTACGAATTCGTAGGATTTTTCGGAACATCGTTTGGACATCAGAACTATTTTTAATGATTTTTGTGTGTTGGTTGTATGAGAATGAAGGAAAGTTGTTAGC
The window above is part of the Fragaria vesca subsp. vesca linkage group LG2, FraVesHawaii_1.0, whole genome shotgun sequence genome. Proteins encoded here:
- the LOC101302234 gene encoding uncharacterized mitochondrial protein AtMg00310-like, translating into MCARFWWGGTADDRKIHWMSWERLCRPKEEGGMGFRDLYAHNLALLAKQGWWLVKNPDSLLGRLYKARYFPHTDFWSAPNPSMPSACWRGIFEARDLLVNGTRWQIGDGCSVRAWEDPWLPRPRDFRPLSQRGSSNMLVSDFISVDRMWNVDLVGEHFEQADVDLILTIPLSQRAGPDKLV